Proteins from one Molothrus aeneus isolate 106 chromosome 27, BPBGC_Maene_1.0, whole genome shotgun sequence genomic window:
- the FAM174C gene encoding protein FAM174C isoform X2: protein MPRLLLLLLFLLLVPHLGRAAAPNPGNSTEPPRAVTRNETQSGTEHESGPRLSVGSGLPVLRRAVYVLSALSALAAFYFMLRAFRLKKPQRKKYGLLSNQDENIELGSLDSDEDTVFESRNLRR from the exons atgccgcgcctcctcctcctcctcctcttcctcctcctcgtccCGCACCtcggccgcgccgccgcccccaACCCGGGGAACAGCACGGAGCCGCCGCGGGCGGTCACACGGAACGAGACGCAGTCGGGAACGGAGCACGAGTCCGGGCCGAGGCTGTCGGTGGGGTCGGGGCTGCCGGTGCTGAGGCGCGCTGTTTATGTGCTGAGCGCTCTGTCGGCGCTGGCCGCCTTCTACTTCATGCTGCGGGCGTTCCG GTTGAAGAAGCCCCAGAGGAAGAAGTACGGGCTGCTGTCGAACCAGGATGAGAACATCGAGCTGGGCTCCCTTGACAGTGACGAGGACACCGTGTTTGAAAGCCGGAACCTGAGGCG atga
- the FAM174C gene encoding protein FAM174C isoform X1 yields MPRLLLLLLFLLLVPHLGRAAAPNPGNSTEPPRAVTRNETQSGTEHESGPRLSVGSGLPVLRRAVYVLSALSALAAFYFMLRAFRPRSEGPRNEPKTHFRLKKPQRKKYGLLSNQDENIELGSLDSDEDTVFESRNLRR; encoded by the exons atgccgcgcctcctcctcctcctcctcttcctcctcctcgtccCGCACCtcggccgcgccgccgcccccaACCCGGGGAACAGCACGGAGCCGCCGCGGGCGGTCACACGGAACGAGACGCAGTCGGGAACGGAGCACGAGTCCGGGCCGAGGCTGTCGGTGGGGTCGGGGCTGCCGGTGCTGAGGCGCGCTGTTTATGTGCTGAGCGCTCTGTCGGCGCTGGCCGCCTTCTACTTCATGCTGCGGGCGTTCCG CCCCAGGTCCGAGGGCCCCAGAAACGAGCCCAAAACTCATTTCAGGTTGAAGAAGCCCCAGAGGAAGAAGTACGGGCTGCTGTCGAACCAGGATGAGAACATCGAGCTGGGCTCCCTTGACAGTGACGAGGACACCGTGTTTGAAAGCCGGAACCTGAGGCGGTGA